A single window of Candidatus Hydrogenedentota bacterium DNA harbors:
- a CDS encoding exo-alpha-sialidase, whose protein sequence is MRTASLFLFALAVLLIAPAAPADTSHIFPLQDKHVHSSSIVQCPNGDILATWFYGTGERSANDVRVQGARLKKGASEWSPVFEMADTPDLPDCNPVLFIDANEKLWLFWLVVHTNRWERGILKYKTSTNYQGEGAPVWDWQDIILLKPGKTFADDLKAGFEAIGYPEHMWAEYAKAYTDMLAENAADPVKTDIGWMTRTPVLTLKSGRILIPLYSDGFNVSLAAYSDDQGATWAASKPIVGLGNIQPAIVEREDGTLMAYMRDNGVEPKRIIEASSKDGGETWSIGTDMEFKNSGGSVSACAVGGGRWVLVYNDAEQGRHNLAISLSEDEGKTWTAKKMLENSDNKDSSFGYPTVLRGADGNIHLSYTLSVPGGKTIKYSTFTVESIKN, encoded by the coding sequence GTGCGCACTGCCAGTCTTTTCCTTTTCGCCCTTGCGGTCCTTTTAATCGCTCCGGCGGCCCCCGCCGATACCAGCCACATCTTTCCGCTCCAGGACAAGCACGTTCACAGCAGTTCCATTGTGCAGTGCCCCAACGGCGATATTCTGGCCACGTGGTTCTACGGCACGGGAGAGCGAAGCGCCAACGACGTACGCGTGCAGGGCGCACGCCTGAAAAAAGGCGCCTCCGAATGGAGTCCAGTCTTTGAAATGGCCGACACCCCCGACCTGCCGGACTGCAACCCCGTCCTCTTCATCGACGCCAATGAAAAACTCTGGCTTTTCTGGCTCGTCGTACACACGAACCGCTGGGAGCGCGGGATCCTGAAGTACAAAACCAGCACCAACTACCAGGGCGAGGGCGCACCCGTGTGGGACTGGCAGGATATCATCCTCCTCAAGCCGGGCAAGACCTTCGCCGACGACCTCAAGGCGGGCTTCGAAGCGATTGGCTATCCGGAGCATATGTGGGCCGAGTACGCCAAGGCCTATACCGATATGCTGGCGGAGAACGCAGCCGATCCGGTCAAGACCGACATCGGCTGGATGACCCGCACGCCCGTCCTCACGCTAAAGAGCGGACGTATCCTGATTCCGCTCTATTCCGATGGTTTCAACGTCTCCCTCGCCGCCTATTCCGATGATCAAGGGGCGACCTGGGCCGCCAGCAAGCCCATCGTGGGCCTCGGCAACATCCAGCCCGCCATCGTAGAGCGCGAAGACGGCACCCTCATGGCCTACATGCGCGACAACGGGGTGGAGCCCAAGCGCATCATCGAAGCCAGCTCCAAAGACGGCGGCGAGACCTGGAGCATCGGCACCGACATGGAATTCAAGAACTCCGGCGGCAGCGTCTCCGCCTGCGCGGTCGGTGGGGGCCGCTGGGTCCTGGTCTACAACGACGCCGAGCAGGGCCGCCACAACCTCGCCATCTCCCTCTCGGAAGACGAAGGCAAAACCTGGACCGCCAAGAAGATGCTGGAAAACAGCGACAACAAGGACTCCTCCTTCGGCTACCCCACCGTACTACGCGGCGCCGACGGCAACATCCACCTTTCCTACACGCTCAGCGTGCCCGGCGGAAAGACCATCAAGTACAGCACTTTTACCGTCGAGTCGATCAAGAACTGA
- a CDS encoding DUF1854 domain-containing protein, protein MAANEDIDIPKAPVTLSELRVTRAEDGRYRAAWAGHECIVRVGTCFPWTAPGTFVSLRGEDDKEVALIPSLDDVDGETRAVLRHALREAAFAFEIIRITQVRKEFEIRHWVVTCAEGPRSFQTKVDDHPQLLPPSGLLITDVAGDVYVIHDWKGLDKQSRKQIAMFVD, encoded by the coding sequence ATGGCAGCAAACGAAGACATAGATATTCCCAAAGCACCGGTGACCCTCTCGGAGTTGCGTGTCACACGCGCGGAGGACGGGCGCTATCGCGCGGCGTGGGCGGGGCACGAGTGCATCGTGCGCGTCGGCACGTGCTTCCCCTGGACCGCACCGGGCACCTTTGTGTCGCTGCGCGGCGAAGACGATAAAGAAGTGGCGCTCATCCCCTCGCTCGACGACGTGGATGGCGAGACTCGGGCGGTGTTGCGGCATGCCCTGCGCGAAGCGGCTTTCGCTTTCGAGATTATCCGGATCACGCAGGTGCGCAAGGAGTTTGAAATCCGCCATTGGGTGGTGACCTGTGCCGAGGGGCCACGCAGTTTTCAGACCAAAGTGGATGACCACCCCCAGTTGCTCCCGCCGAGTGGACTGCTCATCACCGATGTGGCGGGCGATGTGTATGTAATTCACGACTGGAAGGGGCTGGACAAGCAGAGTCGGAAGCAGATTGCGATGTTTGTGGACTAG